A genomic region of Paralichthys olivaceus isolate ysfri-2021 chromosome 18, ASM2471397v2, whole genome shotgun sequence contains the following coding sequences:
- the LOC109626053 gene encoding interleukin-31 receptor subunit alpha isoform X3, protein MFARGFQFGFFESRCSSCHPHVFILVNCASNFTSNYQHCVLHPDGVRGLDCFGKYNTLGMIMCVWRPGNHTPEKIYTLSINQDSRRCQIINNITKSSKSITVYAANNMTVNVFENGESGKCTKAVFSGSPKSLSRCGPPHKVSFGRQVGNLYVNVSWPQEDLKAVNYYSVRYKVLGSLLWTELPVQSQNREGCTVENLNSSLFYTVQIQCVTNKKCFQCPWSETYTVPSELTDQPVIVNIEDSDISEKRGSRLLSLHWKFPATESYDGYHVTIAKASGEAPSEQMTTTRSEIRLILSFSSYHLNISAVNNVSTSPAVSHTIQRREDLHTGIEEAKLNVSVHSNTSFTVFWKDDLIKTYVCFSAEWRTKGHKAAYMSFYQNAKNWRTLSPLQGEPLEPFKRYSITLHTRPNKDTCNIKYINKSESTYGTTQFYFTEGSPVSAPNISLSNMTMNSVMLQWSSIPEDDIRGFLLGYMIHYTESHHGGTSTERNITVDPQSDHCELGDLEEDTSYQVQISGFTRAGAGVRSRAHNFKTSKGYFYSYVNGFIIPIAVVTSVLFASIIIKRGKVILWPSIPNPGNSDALQKIGKSCEMELESMKLNAEESTDILQIVEKEALLPPNTLASVLHHNSEDEGQSPEMTCSWVQSDIEEQPADDIEPDDTTDTCSYFHSPPCAFSSDYTTMEMFQQRMPQGRPANTALAQASETDRQDTTVLRLRLDHVGQLSSSSTVDDKEISNNLLLAMNVRVN, encoded by the exons ATGTTTGCTCGTGgatttcagtttggtttttttgaatcaagatgttcttcctgTCATCCACATGTTTTCATCCTCG TGAACTGCGCCTCGAATTTTACCTCCAATTATCAGCACTGTGTGCTTCACCCAG ATGGAGTCCGTGGTTTAGATTGTTTCGGTAAATATAATACTCTTGGaatgataatgtgtgtgtggagacctGGAAACCACACACCAGAGAAGATATACACACTCAGCATAAACCA AGATAGCAGACGTTGCCAAATAATCAACAACATCACCAAATCCTCTAAGAGCATCACGGTGTATGCAGCAAACAACATGACTGTCAACGTTTTTGAAAATGGCGAGTCAGGGAAATGCACAAAAGCAGTTTTCAGCGGTTCACCGAAGAGCCTGT CGAGATGTGGTCCTCCACATAAAGTGTCCTTCGGGCGCCAGGTGGGAAATCTATATGTGAATGTGAGCTGGCCACAGGAAGACTTAAAGGCCGTCAATTATTACTCTGTGAGGTATAAGGTGCTGGGAAGCCTGTTATGGACTGAG CTGCCGGTTCAATCCCAAAACAGAGAGGGATGCACAGTGGAGAATCTAAACTCTTCTCTGTTCTACACTGTACAAATACAATGTGTCACTAATAAAAAATGCTTCCAGTGCCCATGGAGTGAGACCTACACTGTCCCATCAG AGCTGACAGACCAGCCTGTCATCGTCAACATTGAAGACAGTGACATTTCAGAGAAAAGAGGCAGCAGGCTGCTTTCTCTACACTGGAAG TTTCCTGCCACAGAGTCGTATGACGGCTACCATGTAACCATTGCTAAAGCGTCAGGAGAAGCTCCGAGTGAGCAGATGACCACGACTCGGTCTGAGATCAGACTGATCCTCTCGTTCTCCTCTTATCATCTCAACATCAGCGCTGTGAACAATGTCAGCACCTCCCCAGCAGTGAGCCACACAATACAACGGAGAGAGGACCTGCACA CAGGTATTGAAGAGGCGAAGCTGAACGTGTCCGTACACAGCAACACttctttcactgttttctgGAAAGACGATCTCATAAAAACCTATGTGTGCTTCTCTGCGGAGTGGAGGACAAAGGGACATAAAGCAGCGTACATGTCCTTTTATCAGAATGCAAAAAACTGGAGGACCTTATCTCCTTTACAAG GAGAGCCTCTGGAGCCTTTCAAGAGATACAGCATCACTCTGCACACACGACCAAACAAGGACACTTGCAACATCAAGTATATCAACAAGAGTGAGAGCACCTATGGGACAACACAGTTCTACTTCACCGAAGGAT CTCCTGTCAGCGCTCCCAACATCAGCCTCAGCAACATGACGATGAATTCAGTAATGCTTCAGTGGTCGTCCATCCCGGAGGACGACATCAGAGGCTTCCTACTGGGTTACATGATCCACTACACTGAGTCCCACCACGGGGGGACGAGTACAGAGAGAA ATATCACAGTGGATCCACAGTCTGACCACTGTGAATTGGGGGATCTGGAAGAAGACACATCATACCAGGTCCAGATATCAGGCTTCACCCGGGCAGGAGCAGGAGTACGAAGCAGAGCGCACAACTTTAAAACCAGTAAAG gatatttttattcttatgtaAATGGTTTCATCATTCCCATTGCTGTTGTAACCTCTGTGCTGTTtgcatcaataataataaaaag AGGTAAAGTCATTCTGTGGCCGAGCATACCGAACCCTGGAAACAGCGATGCATTGCAGAAAATAGGAAAATCCTGTGAAATG GAACTAGAGTCCATGAAATTGAATGCAGAAGAGTCCACAGACATTCTTCAGATAGTAGAGAAAGAAGCTTTGCTCCCTCCTAACACATTAGCATCAGTGCTTCACCACAACTCAGAAGACGAGGGACAATCACCAGAAATGACTTGTTCCTGGGTCCAAAGTGACATCGAAGAGCAACCAGCTGACGATATCGAACCTGACGACACTACGGACACATGCTCCTACTTCCACAGTCCCCCTTGTGCCTTTTCAAGTGACTACACAACAATGGAGATGTTTCAGCAGCGGATGCCTCAGGGCAGGCCGGCGAACACAGCCCTCGCCCAGGCCTCGGAGACTGATCGACAGGACACGACTGTGTTGAGGTTAAGATTGGACCATGTTGGACAATTAAGTTCCAGTTCAACGGTGGACGACAAGGAGATTTCTAACAATTTACTTTTGGCAATGAATGTCAGAGTCAATTAA
- the LOC109626053 gene encoding interleukin-31 receptor subunit alpha isoform X2, giving the protein MFARGFQFGFFESRCSSCHPHVFILGLILAYCLSSHVQAAKVNCASNFTSNYQHCVLHPDGVRGLDCFGKYNTLGMIMCVWRPGNHTPEKIYTLSINQDSRRCQIINNITKSSKSITVYAANNMTVNVFENGESGKCTKAVFSGSPKSLSRCGPPHKVSFGRQVGNLYVNVSWPQEDLKAVNYYSVRYKVLGSLLWTELPVQSQNREGCTVENLNSSLFYTVQIQCVTNKKCFQCPWSETYTVPSELTDQPVIVNIEDSDISEKRGSRLLSLHWKFPATESYDGYHVTIAKASGEAPSEQMTTTRSEIRLILSFSSYHLNISAVNNVSTSPAVSHTIQRREDLHSIEEAKLNVSVHSNTSFTVFWKDDLIKTYVCFSAEWRTKGHKAAYMSFYQNAKNWRTLSPLQGEPLEPFKRYSITLHTRPNKDTCNIKYINKSESTYGTTQFYFTEGSPVSAPNISLSNMTMNSVMLQWSSIPEDDIRGFLLGYMIHYTESHHGGTSTERNITVDPQSDHCELGDLEEDTSYQVQISGFTRAGAGVRSRAHNFKTSKGYFYSYVNGFIIPIAVVTSVLFASIIIKRGKVILWPSIPNPGNSDALQKIGKSCEMELESMKLNAEESTDILQIVEKEALLPPNTLASVLHHNSEDEGQSPEMTCSWVQSDIEEQPADDIEPDDTTDTCSYFHSPPCAFSSDYTTMEMFQQRMPQGRPANTALAQASETDRQDTTVLRLRLDHVGQLSSSSTVDDKEISNNLLLAMNVRVN; this is encoded by the exons ATGTTTGCTCGTGgatttcagtttggtttttttgaatcaagatgttcttcctgTCATCCACATGTTTTCATCCTCG GTCTGATTCTTGCTTATTGTCTCTCCTCTCATGTTCAAGCAGCTAaag TGAACTGCGCCTCGAATTTTACCTCCAATTATCAGCACTGTGTGCTTCACCCAG ATGGAGTCCGTGGTTTAGATTGTTTCGGTAAATATAATACTCTTGGaatgataatgtgtgtgtggagacctGGAAACCACACACCAGAGAAGATATACACACTCAGCATAAACCA AGATAGCAGACGTTGCCAAATAATCAACAACATCACCAAATCCTCTAAGAGCATCACGGTGTATGCAGCAAACAACATGACTGTCAACGTTTTTGAAAATGGCGAGTCAGGGAAATGCACAAAAGCAGTTTTCAGCGGTTCACCGAAGAGCCTGT CGAGATGTGGTCCTCCACATAAAGTGTCCTTCGGGCGCCAGGTGGGAAATCTATATGTGAATGTGAGCTGGCCACAGGAAGACTTAAAGGCCGTCAATTATTACTCTGTGAGGTATAAGGTGCTGGGAAGCCTGTTATGGACTGAG CTGCCGGTTCAATCCCAAAACAGAGAGGGATGCACAGTGGAGAATCTAAACTCTTCTCTGTTCTACACTGTACAAATACAATGTGTCACTAATAAAAAATGCTTCCAGTGCCCATGGAGTGAGACCTACACTGTCCCATCAG AGCTGACAGACCAGCCTGTCATCGTCAACATTGAAGACAGTGACATTTCAGAGAAAAGAGGCAGCAGGCTGCTTTCTCTACACTGGAAG TTTCCTGCCACAGAGTCGTATGACGGCTACCATGTAACCATTGCTAAAGCGTCAGGAGAAGCTCCGAGTGAGCAGATGACCACGACTCGGTCTGAGATCAGACTGATCCTCTCGTTCTCCTCTTATCATCTCAACATCAGCGCTGTGAACAATGTCAGCACCTCCCCAGCAGTGAGCCACACAATACAACGGAGAGAGGACCTGCACA GTATTGAAGAGGCGAAGCTGAACGTGTCCGTACACAGCAACACttctttcactgttttctgGAAAGACGATCTCATAAAAACCTATGTGTGCTTCTCTGCGGAGTGGAGGACAAAGGGACATAAAGCAGCGTACATGTCCTTTTATCAGAATGCAAAAAACTGGAGGACCTTATCTCCTTTACAAG GAGAGCCTCTGGAGCCTTTCAAGAGATACAGCATCACTCTGCACACACGACCAAACAAGGACACTTGCAACATCAAGTATATCAACAAGAGTGAGAGCACCTATGGGACAACACAGTTCTACTTCACCGAAGGAT CTCCTGTCAGCGCTCCCAACATCAGCCTCAGCAACATGACGATGAATTCAGTAATGCTTCAGTGGTCGTCCATCCCGGAGGACGACATCAGAGGCTTCCTACTGGGTTACATGATCCACTACACTGAGTCCCACCACGGGGGGACGAGTACAGAGAGAA ATATCACAGTGGATCCACAGTCTGACCACTGTGAATTGGGGGATCTGGAAGAAGACACATCATACCAGGTCCAGATATCAGGCTTCACCCGGGCAGGAGCAGGAGTACGAAGCAGAGCGCACAACTTTAAAACCAGTAAAG gatatttttattcttatgtaAATGGTTTCATCATTCCCATTGCTGTTGTAACCTCTGTGCTGTTtgcatcaataataataaaaag AGGTAAAGTCATTCTGTGGCCGAGCATACCGAACCCTGGAAACAGCGATGCATTGCAGAAAATAGGAAAATCCTGTGAAATG GAACTAGAGTCCATGAAATTGAATGCAGAAGAGTCCACAGACATTCTTCAGATAGTAGAGAAAGAAGCTTTGCTCCCTCCTAACACATTAGCATCAGTGCTTCACCACAACTCAGAAGACGAGGGACAATCACCAGAAATGACTTGTTCCTGGGTCCAAAGTGACATCGAAGAGCAACCAGCTGACGATATCGAACCTGACGACACTACGGACACATGCTCCTACTTCCACAGTCCCCCTTGTGCCTTTTCAAGTGACTACACAACAATGGAGATGTTTCAGCAGCGGATGCCTCAGGGCAGGCCGGCGAACACAGCCCTCGCCCAGGCCTCGGAGACTGATCGACAGGACACGACTGTGTTGAGGTTAAGATTGGACCATGTTGGACAATTAAGTTCCAGTTCAACGGTGGACGACAAGGAGATTTCTAACAATTTACTTTTGGCAATGAATGTCAGAGTCAATTAA
- the LOC109626053 gene encoding interleukin-31 receptor subunit alpha isoform X1 produces MFARGFQFGFFESRCSSCHPHVFILGLILAYCLSSHVQAAKVNCASNFTSNYQHCVLHPDGVRGLDCFGKYNTLGMIMCVWRPGNHTPEKIYTLSINQDSRRCQIINNITKSSKSITVYAANNMTVNVFENGESGKCTKAVFSGSPKSLSRCGPPHKVSFGRQVGNLYVNVSWPQEDLKAVNYYSVRYKVLGSLLWTELPVQSQNREGCTVENLNSSLFYTVQIQCVTNKKCFQCPWSETYTVPSELTDQPVIVNIEDSDISEKRGSRLLSLHWKFPATESYDGYHVTIAKASGEAPSEQMTTTRSEIRLILSFSSYHLNISAVNNVSTSPAVSHTIQRREDLHTGIEEAKLNVSVHSNTSFTVFWKDDLIKTYVCFSAEWRTKGHKAAYMSFYQNAKNWRTLSPLQGEPLEPFKRYSITLHTRPNKDTCNIKYINKSESTYGTTQFYFTEGSPVSAPNISLSNMTMNSVMLQWSSIPEDDIRGFLLGYMIHYTESHHGGTSTERNITVDPQSDHCELGDLEEDTSYQVQISGFTRAGAGVRSRAHNFKTSKGYFYSYVNGFIIPIAVVTSVLFASIIIKRGKVILWPSIPNPGNSDALQKIGKSCEMELESMKLNAEESTDILQIVEKEALLPPNTLASVLHHNSEDEGQSPEMTCSWVQSDIEEQPADDIEPDDTTDTCSYFHSPPCAFSSDYTTMEMFQQRMPQGRPANTALAQASETDRQDTTVLRLRLDHVGQLSSSSTVDDKEISNNLLLAMNVRVN; encoded by the exons ATGTTTGCTCGTGgatttcagtttggtttttttgaatcaagatgttcttcctgTCATCCACATGTTTTCATCCTCG GTCTGATTCTTGCTTATTGTCTCTCCTCTCATGTTCAAGCAGCTAaag TGAACTGCGCCTCGAATTTTACCTCCAATTATCAGCACTGTGTGCTTCACCCAG ATGGAGTCCGTGGTTTAGATTGTTTCGGTAAATATAATACTCTTGGaatgataatgtgtgtgtggagacctGGAAACCACACACCAGAGAAGATATACACACTCAGCATAAACCA AGATAGCAGACGTTGCCAAATAATCAACAACATCACCAAATCCTCTAAGAGCATCACGGTGTATGCAGCAAACAACATGACTGTCAACGTTTTTGAAAATGGCGAGTCAGGGAAATGCACAAAAGCAGTTTTCAGCGGTTCACCGAAGAGCCTGT CGAGATGTGGTCCTCCACATAAAGTGTCCTTCGGGCGCCAGGTGGGAAATCTATATGTGAATGTGAGCTGGCCACAGGAAGACTTAAAGGCCGTCAATTATTACTCTGTGAGGTATAAGGTGCTGGGAAGCCTGTTATGGACTGAG CTGCCGGTTCAATCCCAAAACAGAGAGGGATGCACAGTGGAGAATCTAAACTCTTCTCTGTTCTACACTGTACAAATACAATGTGTCACTAATAAAAAATGCTTCCAGTGCCCATGGAGTGAGACCTACACTGTCCCATCAG AGCTGACAGACCAGCCTGTCATCGTCAACATTGAAGACAGTGACATTTCAGAGAAAAGAGGCAGCAGGCTGCTTTCTCTACACTGGAAG TTTCCTGCCACAGAGTCGTATGACGGCTACCATGTAACCATTGCTAAAGCGTCAGGAGAAGCTCCGAGTGAGCAGATGACCACGACTCGGTCTGAGATCAGACTGATCCTCTCGTTCTCCTCTTATCATCTCAACATCAGCGCTGTGAACAATGTCAGCACCTCCCCAGCAGTGAGCCACACAATACAACGGAGAGAGGACCTGCACA CAGGTATTGAAGAGGCGAAGCTGAACGTGTCCGTACACAGCAACACttctttcactgttttctgGAAAGACGATCTCATAAAAACCTATGTGTGCTTCTCTGCGGAGTGGAGGACAAAGGGACATAAAGCAGCGTACATGTCCTTTTATCAGAATGCAAAAAACTGGAGGACCTTATCTCCTTTACAAG GAGAGCCTCTGGAGCCTTTCAAGAGATACAGCATCACTCTGCACACACGACCAAACAAGGACACTTGCAACATCAAGTATATCAACAAGAGTGAGAGCACCTATGGGACAACACAGTTCTACTTCACCGAAGGAT CTCCTGTCAGCGCTCCCAACATCAGCCTCAGCAACATGACGATGAATTCAGTAATGCTTCAGTGGTCGTCCATCCCGGAGGACGACATCAGAGGCTTCCTACTGGGTTACATGATCCACTACACTGAGTCCCACCACGGGGGGACGAGTACAGAGAGAA ATATCACAGTGGATCCACAGTCTGACCACTGTGAATTGGGGGATCTGGAAGAAGACACATCATACCAGGTCCAGATATCAGGCTTCACCCGGGCAGGAGCAGGAGTACGAAGCAGAGCGCACAACTTTAAAACCAGTAAAG gatatttttattcttatgtaAATGGTTTCATCATTCCCATTGCTGTTGTAACCTCTGTGCTGTTtgcatcaataataataaaaag AGGTAAAGTCATTCTGTGGCCGAGCATACCGAACCCTGGAAACAGCGATGCATTGCAGAAAATAGGAAAATCCTGTGAAATG GAACTAGAGTCCATGAAATTGAATGCAGAAGAGTCCACAGACATTCTTCAGATAGTAGAGAAAGAAGCTTTGCTCCCTCCTAACACATTAGCATCAGTGCTTCACCACAACTCAGAAGACGAGGGACAATCACCAGAAATGACTTGTTCCTGGGTCCAAAGTGACATCGAAGAGCAACCAGCTGACGATATCGAACCTGACGACACTACGGACACATGCTCCTACTTCCACAGTCCCCCTTGTGCCTTTTCAAGTGACTACACAACAATGGAGATGTTTCAGCAGCGGATGCCTCAGGGCAGGCCGGCGAACACAGCCCTCGCCCAGGCCTCGGAGACTGATCGACAGGACACGACTGTGTTGAGGTTAAGATTGGACCATGTTGGACAATTAAGTTCCAGTTCAACGGTGGACGACAAGGAGATTTCTAACAATTTACTTTTGGCAATGAATGTCAGAGTCAATTAA